Proteins found in one Aspergillus chevalieri M1 DNA, chromosome 2, nearly complete sequence genomic segment:
- a CDS encoding Zn(II)2Cys6 transcription factor (COG:S;~EggNog:ENOG410PQHU;~InterPro:IPR036864,IPR021858,IPR001138;~PFAM:PF00172,PF11951;~TransMembrane:1 (o561-582i);~go_function: GO:0000981 - DNA-binding transcription factor activity, RNA polymerase II-specific [Evidence IEA];~go_function: GO:0008270 - zinc ion binding [Evidence IEA];~go_process: GO:0006355 - regulation of transcription, DNA-templated [Evidence IEA]), whose product MVARGCYTCRRRRIICDNAQPTCQKCRDAGKECLGYQKPLVWVKGGVASRGKMMGRSFEEVTKKSPRRVGESHELSVPAPTENTNPPSTVEVLNQSVPNTSNQIAVPNGSDILPLGSSGAAQQRGKNNCQVSASRNTSTTDGTHILPGLVDPILKDINGLARFYIYHFNKKTAGDLVLYSNTQNPYRDLISLVGESPLLANALSATGALHYALLADGDFSPMPWSTGEPTANGTLLTPKEVEREVTSSMSRRPSSKVYEHFLGLKQRALRQLSQDICDPVKRNDDKTAAAIMVLALMDAIESGDEAWKYHLEGAKNLLNSRQHGFDASRSQEILGWLDTLTVDGCLIIELMGSTLARPGVLSKPFYSPSMGPTALRRLEKTSWVGCPAYLLEVIFFVHARFCHADTTTHEQQDQEQQPTMLFSSSFLPSNSKPLQSPQALLKHIQAFDPIAWAIDLQSYLYLPDLTMRIALATTYKAAVYLYTSRVLSRPRTGSSFPPTNTDEWFGLPHDHTAVAHILIDQLAVIPPQDPHFKCLIWPTFIAGAECRDPSHRPFILDRLSALYYAIATVNVRNAAWVLSLMWRKQDLRREQASASDGDDYDNDDFDWIQELDESRIDWLFI is encoded by the exons ATGGTTGCAAGAGGTTGCTATACTTGTCGCCGTCGGCGCATCATTTGCGACAATGCCCAGCCCACCTGTCAAAAGTGTCGAGATGCCGGAAAGGAATGCTTGGGATATCAGAAGCCTCTCGTTTGGGTTAAGGGAGGTGTGGCTAGTCGTGGAAAGATGATGGGCCGCAGTTTTGAAGAGGTTACAAAGAAGAGTCCCCGTCGCGTTGGGGAATCCCATGAATTATCAGTACCAGCACCAACCGAGAACACGAATCCTCCGTCTACAGTCGAAGTCCTCAACCAGTCTGTCCCCAATACATCAAATCAAATCGCCGTCCCTAATGGTTCAGATATATTGCCTTTAGGTTCTTCTGGGGCTGCTCAGCAGCGGGGAAAGAATAATTGTCAGGTTTCCGCATCCCGGAACACCTCTACTACAGATGGTACCCATATTTTGCCGGGCTTGGTCGACCCTATTCTCAAAGATATCAATGGGTTGGCGAGATTCTACATATATCATT TCAACAAGAAAACAGCAGGCGATCTTGTTCTCTATTCAAACACTCAGAATCCATACCGTGATCTTATCTCCCTAGTCGGAGAATCTCCCCTTCTTGCCAACGCTCTTTCTGCTACGGGGGCCTTGCATTATGCGCTTCTGGCAGATGGTGATTTCTCGCCAATGCCGTGGTCCACGGGCGAGCCGACTGCCAATGGGACACTCTTGACTCCCAAGGAAGTGGAAAGGGAGGTGACAAGTTCCATGTCCCGTCGTCCGTCCTCAAAAGTATACGAGCATTTCTTGGGACTCAAACAGCGTGCCCTCCGTCAGCTGTCCCAAGACATCTGCGATCCGGTCAAACGGAACGACGATAAGACAGCGGCAGCCATAATGGTCCTCGCACTCATGGATGCCATTGAATCCGGTGACGAAGCATGGAAATACCACTTGGAAGGAGCAAAGAACTTGCTAAACAGTCGTCAGCATGGGTTCGACGCCAGCCGTTCCCAAGAGATCCTCGGCTGGCTGGACACATTGACTGTCGACGGGTGCCTCATCATCGAACTCATGGGCTCAACACTCGCCCGACCGGGCGTCCTTTCCAAACCTTTCTACTCCCCCTCCATGGGCCCAACAGCCCTCCGCCGCCTCGAAAAGACCTCCTGGGTCGGCTGCCCCGCCTACCTCCTCGAAgtcatcttcttcgtccaCGCCCGCTTCTGCCACGCGGACACCACCACCCACGAACAGCAAGACCAAGAACAGCAACCAACAatgctcttctcctcctccttcctcccctCGAACTCGAAACCCCTGCAATCCCCCCAAGCCCTCCTAAAGCACATCCAAGCTTTCGACCCCATCGCCTGGGCTATCGACCTGCAATCCTACCTCTACCTCCCAGACCTAACAATGCGCATCGCCCTCGCAACAACCTACAAAGCAGCCGTTTACCTCTACACAAGCCGCGTCCTCTCCCGCCCGCGCACTGGCTCCTCCTTCCCCCCCACAAACACAGACGAATGGTTCGGCCTCCCGCACGACCACACAGCCGTCGCACACATCCTCATCGACCAACTCGCCGTGATCCCGCCGCAGGACCCGCACTTCAAGTGCCTTATCTGGCCTACGTTCATCGCGGGTGCGGAGTGTCGGGATCCAAGCCATAGGCCGTTTATTCTAGATAGGTTGTCGGCGCTGTATTATGCGATTGCGACTGTGAATGTGCGGAATGCGGCGTGGGTATTGAGTCTTATGTGGCGGAAACAGGATCTCAGGAGGGAACAGGCGAGTGCTTCTGATGGCGATGATTACGATAATGATGATTTCGATTGGATTCAAGAACTTGATGAGTCACGGATTGATTGGTTGTTTATTTAA